From the Candidatus Zixiibacteriota bacterium genome, the window ACTTCTGCAGGCGCTTCAGATATGAAATCAGCAGCGCTCCCAAGCAGCGCCAGCAGCTCCATGGATATCTTCTTCGGATTCAGCTTTCTCAACGCCAACCGCTTAATATGTGGCTCGACTTCTCCGATCATATTCAGATTCGGATCGAGAGCTCGGCCAACCTCTTCATAGGTTACAATCGCTTTCCCAAGCAGCATCAGATTGGCGGGCATCCTGATATTGTACCTGACAAACACATCAAGACCGTCAGCGAATATCGCTTTCATGTTGATCTGTTTTAGAGGAATCTTGTGATAGCGATAAAGCAGCTCGGTGAATTCGGTCTCCAGTGAACCAACATTCGCATCATCCGGCAGCAGATCATGAGTCGCCAGAATCCTCACGATAGCCCGCGCGTCCTTCCTGTTCGCCGCGATTAGAATACCGGCGAGAAGATCGATTGCTGATTCAGAGAGCTGGCCTACGAGCCCAAAGTCAACAGGTGCCCACCGGTCACCCGGCAGAATGAACAGATTCCCCGGGTGCGGATCGGCATGGAAGAACCTGTCCTCGAATATCATCTTGAATACGATTTGCGCGCCCTGTTTTGCGAGAAGTGGCAGGTCATGCCCGGCGCGTTTGAGATCATCTATCATCGACACCTTGATGCCATCTACCACGCTTGTCGTCAGAACCCTCGTGCTGCAATATTCCCAATGCACCGTCGGAATCTCGATCCTGTCATCTTCAGCGAAGTTAATCCCGAATACTTCGATATTCCTCGCTTCGTAGTACAGATCGACTTCCCGCCGCGTAGCACGTGCAAGTTCATCCACAAGTTCTGTCGGTTTATACTGCCTGCTTTCCGGAACATACTTCTCGAGCAAACCTGCAACATCCCTCAGAATATCCATGTCGATGCGAAGCATCTGCTCAACACCGGGACGGAGCACCTTAACCGCGACAGGCTTGCCGTCATGAGTCCGGGCGATATGCACCTGCGCCAGTGAGGCCGATGCCACCGGTTCTCTGGCGAACTCGCTGAAAAGCTCCAAGATCGGTTTGCCGAGTTCCTCTTCGACTGTTTTCTGAATAAGGTCGTATTCACACGGCGCCACAGCATCCTGCAGCTTCACAAGCTCGGCTGTCAGTTCGACCGGGATCAGGAATGGCCTGCTTGCGAGCATCTGCCCAAACTTGATAAAGCTCGGCCCCAGCTCCTCCATAGTTGATCTAATCCGCTC encodes:
- a CDS encoding ubiquinone biosynthesis protein UbiB, with the translated sequence MLRFGSRLKHYGRYSQIVGVLIRHGFGEFIDRMKIRSVFKIGRKSLLRESARVAELTYAERIRSTMEELGPSFIKFGQMLASRPFLIPVELTAELVKLQDAVAPCEYDLIQKTVEEELGKPILELFSEFAREPVASASLAQVHIARTHDGKPVAVKVLRPGVEQMLRIDMDILRDVAGLLEKYVPESRQYKPTELVDELARATRREVDLYYEARNIEVFGINFAEDDRIEIPTVHWEYCSTRVLTTSVVDGIKVSMIDDLKRAGHDLPLLAKQGAQIVFKMIFEDRFFHADPHPGNLFILPGDRWAPVDFGLVGQLSESAIDLLAGILIAANRKDARAIVRILATHDLLPDDANVGSLETEFTELLYRYHKIPLKQINMKAIFADGLDVFVRYNIRMPANLMLLGKAIVTYEEVGRALDPNLNMIGEVEPHIKRLALRKLNPKKISMELLALLGSAADFISEAPAEVRRLSQKLLRGELGLLLRHRGLDRLANDMDRSSNRLSFAIIIGAVIIGSSLIISNEIGLMFHGVSLLGLTGYLIAAALGLGLIISIIRSGRL